The Latilactobacillus sakei subsp. sakei DSM 20017 = JCM 1157 genome includes a window with the following:
- a CDS encoding glycoside hydrolase family 73 protein — MAKKKKRRTTKKWYNTKKRQPTEWLVVLLGVLFALGVGLVYIQYTGAQTQERLANEAKQEELAKVKKKKEFINQLAPYAQELQQKYHVLSSVTLAQAILESDWGKSSLAADYHNYFGIKGDDPDNTKEMTTKEYLNGQWVTTTARFRVYRDYRESMLDHVLLFAHGTSWDHNHYQHVVAATNYTQAAQALKQDGYATDPNYPEKLIELVKTYRLDQFD, encoded by the coding sequence GTGGCGAAGAAGAAAAAACGGCGCACGACCAAAAAATGGTACAACACTAAAAAGAGACAACCGACAGAATGGCTAGTCGTCCTGTTGGGCGTTTTATTTGCTCTGGGAGTTGGGTTAGTATATATTCAATACACCGGTGCACAAACTCAGGAACGCTTAGCCAATGAGGCCAAACAAGAAGAATTAGCTAAAGTGAAGAAGAAAAAAGAATTCATTAATCAATTAGCACCCTATGCACAAGAATTACAACAAAAATACCATGTGCTTTCTAGTGTTACACTGGCCCAAGCCATCTTAGAAAGTGATTGGGGCAAAAGCTCACTTGCAGCGGATTACCATAACTATTTTGGGATTAAAGGCGATGACCCGGATAATACCAAAGAGATGACCACTAAGGAATACTTGAACGGCCAATGGGTGACGACTACCGCGCGCTTTCGCGTTTACCGTGACTATCGCGAGTCTATGTTAGATCACGTTTTACTCTTTGCGCACGGGACCTCTTGGGATCATAATCATTATCAACACGTTGTGGCAGCCACCAATTATACACAGGCTGCCCAAGCGCTCAAGCAAGATGGTTATGCAACGGATCCTAATTATCCGGAGAAGTTAATCGAACTCGTCAAGACCTATCGATTGGACCAATTTGATTGA
- a CDS encoding xanthine phosphoribosyltransferase: MRLLEERIKKDGQVLGEDVLKVDNFLNHQVDPELMAAMGEEFKRLFEGAPITKILTVESSGIAPAVFSGLAFHVPVVFARKHKSLTLQDNMYSATVYSYTKKVNNHISISKKFLNENDRVLVIDDFLANGQAVEGLLEIIDQAGAQLEGVGIVIEKTFQKGRELLDQRGIHVESLARIAAFEQGEVVFLDENNEN; encoded by the coding sequence GTGCGGTTATTAGAGGAACGTATTAAAAAAGATGGTCAGGTTTTAGGAGAAGATGTATTGAAGGTTGACAACTTCTTAAATCATCAAGTTGATCCAGAACTCATGGCAGCGATGGGTGAAGAGTTTAAGCGATTATTTGAAGGTGCCCCAATTACTAAAATCCTAACGGTTGAATCATCAGGCATTGCCCCAGCAGTCTTTTCTGGCCTTGCTTTCCACGTTCCCGTTGTTTTTGCACGTAAGCACAAGAGTTTAACACTCCAAGATAATATGTATAGCGCAACTGTTTATTCATATACGAAGAAAGTTAACAACCACATTTCAATTTCTAAGAAATTCTTGAACGAAAACGATCGTGTTTTAGTGATTGATGATTTCTTAGCAAACGGTCAAGCAGTTGAAGGCTTATTAGAAATTATCGACCAAGCTGGTGCCCAACTCGAAGGGGTCGGCATTGTCATCGAAAAAACATTCCAAAAGGGTCGCGAGTTATTAGACCAACGCGGCATTCACGTTGAATCATTAGCACGGATTGCTGCTTTTGAACAAGGCGAAGTGGTCTTCCTAGACGAAAATAACGAAAATTAA
- a CDS encoding ATP-grasp domain-containing protein, with protein sequence MPVIYPGQTIGIIGNDQRAYKLALKAKEMGYRVAAIVTEQTQDSSLAAVLDIQIEGDPQQYETLARLGDCCQVLTYTDESLDETLLEQLVQDYNVPQGSDALSMTQDRYLEKVFLSDLNINISPYVTVVDKTDIEQGVDSIGYPCILKPIQRGFGRQYHQYLESPADLAKMDDTLELGAYLLESWVPKQQELAVMVAKDYEGQVVTLPIIENQMQDQDLQLSITPARIDQDVAEEIERLATVIGQNLDYMGIFGIEFFLTADMNIYVKRIVTAPHETGDVLNRILNFSQYEYHLKAICQLAIGPSRLNNAGVCLRTTPEQWPLIQTQMKIKPDWYFNRCQTIGAQESGYITAVGHNIQPLLDNFEAAELI encoded by the coding sequence ATGCCAGTTATTTATCCGGGTCAAACGATTGGAATTATTGGAAATGATCAACGTGCGTACAAGTTGGCTTTAAAAGCTAAGGAAATGGGCTACCGCGTTGCGGCAATTGTCACCGAACAGACACAAGATTCATCATTAGCCGCAGTACTTGATATTCAGATTGAAGGCGATCCACAGCAATACGAAACACTCGCACGTTTAGGCGATTGTTGCCAGGTGCTCACGTATACGGATGAATCGCTCGATGAAACACTACTAGAACAGTTGGTTCAAGATTACAATGTCCCACAAGGTAGCGATGCGCTCTCAATGACGCAAGATCGTTACCTCGAGAAGGTCTTTTTGAGTGATCTCAATATCAATATCTCACCATATGTGACGGTGGTTGATAAGACGGATATTGAACAAGGGGTTGATTCAATTGGCTATCCCTGTATTTTAAAACCGATTCAACGCGGCTTCGGTCGGCAATATCATCAATACCTTGAATCACCAGCCGATTTGGCCAAGATGGATGATACGTTGGAATTGGGTGCCTACTTATTAGAATCATGGGTCCCTAAACAACAAGAATTGGCCGTGATGGTTGCCAAGGATTATGAAGGCCAAGTTGTCACGTTACCGATTATTGAAAATCAGATGCAAGACCAAGATTTACAATTATCAATTACGCCGGCACGCATCGATCAAGATGTCGCAGAAGAAATTGAACGCTTAGCGACTGTGATTGGGCAAAACCTAGATTATATGGGCATCTTCGGGATTGAATTCTTCTTGACCGCGGATATGAACATCTACGTTAAGCGAATTGTCACCGCACCACATGAAACTGGGGATGTGCTTAACCGCATTTTGAACTTTTCACAATATGAATACCACTTAAAGGCGATTTGCCAGTTAGCAATTGGCCCTTCACGCTTAAATAATGCGGGTGTTTGTTTAAGAACAACGCCAGAACAATGGCCACTGATTCAAACACAAATGAAGATTAAGCCGGATTGGTATTTCAATCGTTGCCAGACAATTGGTGCGCAAGAAAGTGGTTATATCACAGCTGTAGGGCATAATATTCAACCACTATTAGATAATTTTGAAGCAGCGGAATTAATTTAA